In the genome of Asterias amurensis chromosome 16, ASM3211899v1, one region contains:
- the LOC139949150 gene encoding 5-hydroxytryptamine receptor 4-like, whose amino-acid sequence MYPRPNGTESGDALDDEGAGEFRFSDYNQRVVVASLNLLISVFGIFGNVLVILAVALSRRLRTITNAFVVSLSVADLLTCMSLPFNAANLLHSDLGNSMFPDLVCKTLALILYTCGGCSLYTLAAIALNRYILITKSVKTYRSLYTPFKVAVMVTATWFVPLLVAFVPPLFGLGELGYAEKYGTCNHKTSNPLSHIYSIFQAVLFYPGPMVIIVICYVKIFKHVKQHCQNMMTSSSLELSISSSIQTKEAFHPKENNSVTRRLTSSRRQIDITKNLFCVVLAFVICVSPFGIALMIPPSDPFIPWAAVFLAFNSCVNPVIYATKHPQFRQVFRLMLRCQFNKIQPDPFVRKAVIRRR is encoded by the coding sequence ATGTATCCACGACCAAATGGAACAGAATCAGGTGACGCTCTAGACGATGAGGGCGCTGGTGAGTTCAGATTCTCAGACTACAATCAGCGTGTGGTGGTAGCCTCTTTAAACCTCCTTATCTCGGTCTTCGGCATCTTCGGCAACGTGCTGGTCATCCTCGCCGTGGCACTGTCGCGACGTCTCCGGACCATCACCAACGCATTCGTGGTCAGTCTAAGCGTTGCTGACCTGCTCACCTGTATGTCTTTACCTTTCAACGCCGCTAATCTGCTGCACTCGGACTTGGGGAACTCCATGTTTCCCGACCTGGTCTGCAAAACATTGGCCCTGATCTTGTACACATGCGGGGGTTGTAGCTTATATACCCTTGCGGCTATCGCTCTCAACAGATACATACTCATCACCAAGTCCGTTAAGACTTACAGGAGTCTATACACACCGTTCAAAGTAGCCGTTATGGTAACCGCCACGTGGTTTGTACCGTTGCTCGTCGCGTTCGTCCCGCCGTTGTTTGGACTCGGTGAGCTCGGGTACGCTGAAAAGTACGGCACGTGCAACCATAAGACAAGTAACCCCTTGTCGCATATCTACAGCATCTTCCAGGCTGTCTTGTTCTACCCGGGTCCAATGGTCATCATCGTCATCTGCTACGTGAAGATTTTCAAGCACGTCAAACAACACTGCCAgaacatgatgacgtcatcaagcctAGAGCTGTCGATCTCCTCGAGCATACAGACCAAGGAGGCGTTCCACCCTAAGGAGAACAACAGTGTCACGAGGCGTCTGACGTCATCGCGAAGACAGATTGATATCACCAAGAATCTCTTCTGCGTGGTGCTCGCTTTCGTGATCTGCGTCTCGCCGTTCGGCATAGCTTTGATGATACCTCCAAGCGACCCCTTCATACCGTGGGCGGCCGTCTTCTTGGCGTTCAACAGTTGCGTCAACCCGGTCATTTACGCCACTAAGCACCCTCAGTTCAGGCAAGTGTTTCGTTTGATGCTACGTTGCCAGTTCAACAAAATACAACCTGATCCTTTTGTCCGAAAGGCTGTAATACGCAGAAGATAA
- the LOC139948902 gene encoding hypoxanthine-guanine phosphoribosyltransferase-like, with product MADFIKIEDDYNGYDLKMFCVPRHYEQDLESILIPYGVISDRTERLARDIVNDMGQDALVVLCVLKGGYKFCSDLLDYIKALNRNSERSVQLRVDFIRLKSYENDQSTGEIKVVGSDNLSDLKGKDVLIVEDIVDTGNTMKRLLKLIAEHNPSSVKVASLLVKRTPRSVGYRPDYIGFEVPDKFVVGYALDYNEYFRDLSHICIINDNGKKKYAI from the exons ATGGCAGATTTCATAAAG ATTGAAGATGATTACAACGGATATGATCTGAAAATGTTCTGCGTCCCTCGTCACTATGAACAAGACTTAGAATCAATCTTAATCCCATATGGGGTGATCTCAGACAG GACAGAGAGGTTAGCGCGAGACATTGTAAACGACATGGGGCAAGATGCGCTTGTGGTTCTGTGTGTGCTCAAAGGCGGCTACAAATTCTGCTCGGACCTTCTAGACTACATCAAGGCATTGAACAGAAATTCTGAACGATCTGTCCAGCTCCGGGTGGACTTTATCCGACTGAAGAGCTACGAG AATGACCAATCAACAGGAGAAATCAAAGTAGTTGGAAGTGACAACCTCTCAGATCTTAAAGGCAAAGATGTTCTCATTGTAGAG GATATTGTTGATACTGGTAATACCATGAAGAGGCTGCTAAAGCTGATTGCTGAACATAACCCATCTAGTGTTAAAGTTGCCAGCCTCCTGGTCAAGAGGACACCCAGGAGTGTTGGCTACCGCCCGGACT acATTGGTTTTGAAGTTCCAGACAAGTTTGTAGTCGGTTATGCTTTAGATTACAATGAGTACTTCAGAGATCTCAGC CACATCTGTATTATCAATGACAACGGCAAGAAGAAGTACGCCATTTGA
- the LOC139949036 gene encoding rhodopsin, GQ-coupled-like, with protein sequence MEHCAEHEIPKNSSPVVDLEFEFCDYTQRLIVATLIALWSCIAVLDNSIVILAVVLSKRLRTPTNVFIVNLSVADLLTGFFFAWQVPALVAPNGWPLPGWLCSVVSVGTTTGVGCSIHSLAFIALNRLLLVTKPLSVYQSVYTRRKMTIMVILTWLIPLLTASLPGIFGLVELGYDFQYKFCTFVDRNNMALWYDFIIVFTNYPIPLIILIGSYYQIYRHIKRHSARQAAHATNASWKTGTGTRQQSGNQLQMEITKNTFYIVCAFILCLTPYSVCILVDTLQPAVPFAVTVLLLNSWINPIIYATKHPHFKTVFRSIFLCKCTEIPEAADFIRAIRAKSSVDFTCDLQYEKAKVTTLKV encoded by the coding sequence ATGGAGCACTGTGCCGAGCATGAGATTCCGAAGAATTCTTCCCCAGTGGTCGATcttgaatttgaattttgtgaTTACACGCAGAGGCTTATCGTGGCAACTCTTATAGCACTGTGGTCCTGTATTGCTGTACTGGACAACAGTATAGTTATCCTGGCAGTGGTGCTTTCTAAACGATTGAGGACACCAACAAATGTGTTCATCGTGAATTTAAGTGTTGCAGACTTACTTACCGGGTTCTTCTTCGCCTGGCAGGTACCGGCGTTGGTGGCTCCGAACGGTTGGCCTTTACCGGGCTGGCTCTGCTCCGTCGTGTCAGTTGGAACCACAACAGGGGTCGGCTGCAGCATCCACTCCCTTGCGTTCATCGCCCTGAACAGACTCCTCCTCGTCACCAAACCGCTCTCGGTTTACCAGAGCGTCTACACACGTAGGAAAATGACAATAATGGTTATCCTTACTTGGTTGATACCCCTACTCACAGCATCGCTACCGGGTATCTTCGGACTTGTGGAACTCGGGTACGACTTCCAGTATAAATTCTGCACTTTTGTTGATCGCAACAACATGGCATTGTGGTATGACTTTATCATAGTCTTCACCAACTACCCCATCCCACTCATAATTTTGATTGGAAGTTACTATCAAATTTACAGGCACATAAAGAGACACTCGGCAAGACAGGCCGCACATGCCACCAATGCGTCGTGGAAGACGGGAACGGGGACAAGACAGCAGAGCGGGAACCAGCTCCAGATGGAGATAACCAAGAACACTTTCTATATCGTGTGTGCCTTCATCTTATGCCTGACACCATACTCTGTTTGCATTCTGGTGGATACCCTCCAGCCAGCAGTCCCGTTTGCCGTCACTGTCCTCCTTCTAAACAGTTGGATCAACCCGATCATTTACGCCACTAAGCACCCGCACTTCAAGACCGTTTTCAGGTCCATATTTCTCTGCAAGTGTACGGAGATACCCGAAGCAGCCGATTTCATACGGGCCATAAGGGCAAAGTCTTCGGTTGATTTCACGTGTGACCTTCAATATGAAAAAGCCAAAGTGACCACTCTGAAAGTTTGA
- the LOC139949112 gene encoding enkurin-like produces MSTQVMSESIYNLIPREEVKPPKNPRYQSKFRSDVKQEKKVNKSPNKTMGPAKVDLNAPREYLAKRSKEPVLPGKTSFKYPDDDTKKPMVPKKEDRPLMGLKSNKNFITTNAVENIMSVPKKPAANFVDTAKGSTHPLEPSGLVPKFLNKKGYGDVPDYLRRRNAEVKQAQEEYDEYIKEHYRRGAMKQLTNGERQLVLDGLKKNWEEIHHQYQGLSVVTDTAPKKARKERMEAEMKQLERDIELLEKHKTIYISNH; encoded by the exons ATGTCTACCCAAGTTATGTCGGAGAGTATCTACAATCTTATCCCTCGGGAGGAGGTAAAACCACCGAAAAATCCGAG ATATCAGTCAAAGTTTCGCTCTGATgtgaaacaagaaaagaaagtcAACAAATCGCCCAACAAGACAATGGGTCCAGCCAAGGTGGATCTCAACGCGCCACGGGAGTACCTCGCCAAGCGTTCCAAGGAACCAGTGCTGCCAGGCAAAACCTCCTTCAAGTACCCCGACGATGACACCAAAAAACCCATGGTACCAAAGAAAGAAGACCGTCCCTTGATGGGCCTGAAATCTAACAAGAACTTCATCACGACCAACGCTGTGGAAAACATCATGTCTGTGCCGAAGAAACCAGCGGCGAACTTTGTGGACACAGCAAAGGGGTCGACTCATCCACTTGAACCTTCTGGTCTGGTCCCGAAGTTTTTGAACAAGAAG GGCTACGGTGATGTGCCAGACTACCTCCGTCGAAGAAACGCCGAAGTCAAACAAGCACAAGAGGAGTACGATGAATACATCAAAGAGCATTACAGACGAGGGGCCATGAAGCAGCTGACCAACGGGGAACGTCAACTAGTCCTCGACGGTCTCAAGAAAAACTGGGAGGAGATCCATCACCAGTATCAAGGCCTGTCGGTCGTGACGGATACAGCGCCTAAGAAGGCTCGCAAGGAAAGAATGGAGGCGGAGATGAAACAGCTTGAGAGAGACATTGAGCTTCTGGAGAAACACAAAACCATTTACATCTCCAACCACTAA
- the LOC139949037 gene encoding uncharacterized protein — MFSSMGTTMSILARSATWDFAIQWGLFALAAALKTEKFYDLAGSGTFLLLTYQTLKWGGTQHFRQTVQSGMVGLWALRLGMYLFSRIMGDGEDRRFRQAKENLGLFFVFWTVQAIWVWITLLPTQILNAERNDKPIGMRDYIGWGLFVVGFILEVTADYQKAAFRQDPNNVGKFINTGLWSISRHPNYLGEILVWSGLYISASSVMSGKQYLSVISPIFVYFLLTRVSGIPLLEKYGLKKWGSNHMYQNYLQKTPVLWPKLW, encoded by the exons ATGTTTTCCAGCATGGGGACTACAATGAGCATTCTAGCGAGGAGTGCTACGTGGGATTTTGCTATTCAGTGGGGACTTTTCGCCCTCGCTGCCGCACTCAAAACAGAAAAATTTTACGATTTAGCAG GTAGTGGTACATTTCTTCTGCTGACCTACCAGACCCTGAAATGGGGAGGGACGCAACATTTTCGTCAGACTGTTCAGAGCGGAATGGTTGGTCTTTGGGCCCTTAG GCTCGGGATGTATTTATTTTCCCGTATCATGGGTGATGGTGAGGATCGTCGCTTCAGACAAGCGAAGGAAAACTTGGGTCTTTTCTTCGTCTTCTGGACAGTGCAAG CGATTTGGGTGTGGATCACTCTACTTCCCACACAGATTCTGAACGCTGAGAGAAACGACAAACCTATTGGAATGAGAGATTACATTGGGTGGGGACTGTTTGTGGTTGGTTTCATCCTGGAGGTGACGGCAGACTACCAAAAAGCAGCTTTCAGGCAAGACCCTAACAATGTG GGCAAGTTCATCAACACCGGCCTATGGAGCATCAGCCGTCACCCAAACTACCTCGGAGAGATCCTGGTATGGTCAGGTCTCTACATCTCCGCCTCGTCAGTCATGTCCGGTAAGCAGTATCTTAGCGTCATCTCCCCCATCTTTGTCTACTTCCTCCTGACTCGGGTGAGCGGCATCCCCCTGCTCGAGAAGTACGGCCTGAAGAAGTGGGGGAGCAACCATATGTATCAGAATTACCTTCAGAAGACCCCGGTGTTGTGGCCGAAGCTCTGGTAG